A window from Candidatus Neomarinimicrobiota bacterium encodes these proteins:
- the alaS gene encoding alanine--tRNA ligase has protein sequence MKAKEVRQTFIDFFKERDHASVRSSSLIPRDDPSLLFTNAGMNQFKNVFLGKEKAKHPRLVNSQKCIRVSGKHNDLEDVGYDAFHHTFFEMLGNWSFGDYYKEEAIRWAWELMTEVWQLPKDRLWATVYEKDDEAAELWKKVTDIEPERVLRFGKKDNFWEMGETGPCGPCSEIHYYVGEDVSKQDRKQINASPQYWELWNLVFIQNNLNPDGSVDDLPLKHVDTGAGLERITAVLQNKTSDYETDLFQPLTRRLEEITTTQCEDHPVAYRAITDHARMLSFAIADGVLPSNEGRGHVSRRILRRAARFGRELGFHEPFLYRLAETVIEEMGEVYPELVERKAHVEKVLEVEEIKFNETLDRGLEQFERITENLSGETIPGEDAFRLYDTYGFPLDLTKQMAKEKGLGVETAGFEREMTRQRERARSEARFSFDPSLKQWTVVTEGDDSEFLGYTDLSSESFIRRYQESSGHILVVLDKTPFYGEQGGQVGDTGILTGDGFRLEVTDTVKDGDTHIHVGTFLERAEITSERVTAQVEGERRKKITLNHTATHLLHRALKLVLGDHVQQAGSLVGPDYLRFDFTHYEKVSPEELRKIEDIVNREIRNNTELDISVRDFHEAREGGAVAIFEEKYGAQVRVISIGDFSKELCGGVHVKRTGDIGFFKITEESSLASGVRRLFAVTGVGAVEHVARRFESLSKVRELLNAPADEIVDRVVALLEQRKKLEKDLKKRRSSGGGDKLARMLKESREVGNHRILVSRVEEDDLDHLKQVGDHLIEVLGSGIGVLGTSIETKPSLVCVVSPDLVREGIRADDLAKSFGKKLGGGGGGKPHLATAGGKNSKRLDTVLREILDELTLLLKGTDV, from the coding sequence ATGAAAGCGAAAGAAGTCCGACAAACCTTCATCGACTTTTTCAAAGAACGGGACCACGCCTCAGTCCGCAGTTCCTCCCTCATTCCGAGGGATGATCCCAGCCTGTTGTTCACCAATGCCGGGATGAATCAGTTCAAGAATGTGTTCCTTGGCAAAGAGAAAGCGAAACACCCCCGTCTGGTCAACTCTCAGAAATGTATTCGTGTAAGCGGTAAGCATAACGATCTCGAAGATGTGGGATACGACGCCTTTCATCACACATTCTTCGAGATGCTGGGCAACTGGTCGTTCGGTGATTACTACAAAGAGGAGGCGATCCGGTGGGCCTGGGAACTCATGACAGAAGTCTGGCAATTGCCCAAGGACCGTCTTTGGGCCACCGTATACGAGAAAGATGATGAAGCAGCCGAGCTCTGGAAAAAGGTGACTGACATTGAGCCCGAACGTGTCCTTCGCTTTGGAAAGAAAGACAATTTCTGGGAAATGGGAGAGACGGGCCCCTGTGGTCCCTGCTCCGAAATTCACTACTATGTGGGGGAAGATGTTTCAAAGCAGGACAGGAAACAGATCAATGCCTCCCCCCAGTATTGGGAACTGTGGAACCTCGTATTCATTCAGAATAATCTGAACCCGGACGGTTCCGTGGACGATCTTCCGCTTAAACATGTGGATACGGGGGCCGGCCTCGAAAGAATTACGGCTGTACTCCAGAATAAAACAAGCGATTACGAAACGGATCTTTTTCAGCCGTTGACCCGAAGACTCGAAGAGATCACGACCACACAATGCGAAGATCATCCGGTTGCCTACCGGGCCATTACCGACCACGCTCGGATGCTTTCCTTCGCAATCGCAGATGGCGTGCTTCCTTCCAACGAGGGGAGAGGTCACGTGTCACGCCGGATTTTGAGACGGGCGGCCCGTTTCGGCCGGGAGCTCGGATTTCACGAGCCGTTTCTTTACCGCCTGGCTGAAACCGTGATCGAAGAAATGGGCGAGGTCTATCCCGAGCTCGTGGAGAGAAAGGCTCACGTGGAAAAAGTGCTGGAAGTCGAGGAAATCAAATTCAACGAGACTCTCGACAGGGGACTGGAGCAGTTCGAACGGATCACTGAGAATCTGTCCGGCGAAACAATCCCCGGAGAGGATGCTTTCAGACTTTACGATACGTACGGTTTTCCCCTGGACTTAACGAAACAGATGGCAAAGGAGAAGGGATTGGGGGTGGAAACGGCGGGTTTTGAACGGGAAATGACGCGTCAGCGGGAGAGAGCCCGGTCGGAGGCAAGATTCAGTTTCGACCCCTCCTTGAAGCAATGGACAGTCGTTACGGAAGGGGACGATTCGGAATTCCTGGGTTACACGGATCTCTCTTCGGAATCTTTCATCCGCCGCTACCAGGAGTCCAGTGGTCATATCCTGGTGGTGCTGGACAAGACACCGTTCTACGGGGAGCAGGGGGGCCAGGTCGGCGATACTGGAATCCTCACAGGCGACGGTTTCAGACTTGAAGTGACGGACACGGTTAAGGATGGAGACACTCATATTCATGTGGGCACGTTTTTGGAAAGGGCCGAGATCACCTCGGAGCGCGTTACCGCACAGGTGGAGGGGGAAAGACGAAAGAAGATTACGCTGAATCACACGGCCACACATCTGCTCCACAGGGCGCTAAAACTTGTTCTCGGCGATCACGTCCAGCAGGCGGGATCTCTCGTCGGGCCCGACTACCTCAGGTTTGATTTTACCCACTACGAAAAGGTTTCCCCGGAAGAATTGAGAAAAATCGAAGACATTGTCAACAGGGAAATCCGGAACAACACCGAACTGGACATCAGTGTCCGGGATTTCCATGAAGCACGGGAGGGGGGAGCCGTCGCCATATTCGAAGAAAAGTACGGGGCTCAGGTCAGGGTAATCTCCATTGGTGACTTCTCAAAGGAGTTGTGCGGGGGCGTTCATGTGAAGCGGACGGGAGACATCGGTTTTTTCAAGATAACTGAAGAGTCCTCGCTCGCTTCCGGCGTACGAAGACTTTTTGCTGTTACCGGTGTCGGAGCTGTGGAGCACGTGGCAAGACGATTTGAATCTCTGTCAAAAGTCCGGGAATTGCTCAATGCTCCCGCTGACGAGATCGTCGACCGGGTGGTAGCTTTACTTGAGCAAAGAAAGAAGCTTGAGAAAGATCTGAAAAAACGGAGGTCATCCGGGGGTGGCGACAAGCTGGCAAGAATGTTGAAAGAGAGCCGGGAGGTAGGGAACCACCGTATTCTGGTATCCCGGGTGGAGGAGGATGACCTGGATCACTTGAAACAAGTGGGCGATCACCTGATTGAGGTCCTGGGAAGCGGCATTGGGGTGCTGGGTACCAGCATAGAAACAAAACCGTCTCTGGTGTGCGTTGTTTCGCCCGATCTCGTCCGCGAGGGAATCAGAGCCGATGATCTGGCAAAGTCTTTCGGCAAGAAGCTGGGTGGGGGCGGTGGAGGAAAGCCCCACCTTGCTACGGCGGGAGGCAAGAATTCAAAAAGACTTGATACCGTTCTCAGAGAAATCCTGGACGAGCTCACCCTGCTCCTGAAGGGAACCGATGTCTGA
- a CDS encoding phosphatidylglycerophosphatase A — MRAFLLRASDWIASIAKIGYLPLAPGTWASAVALVIWWVLPAIETFPYVLILLNLFLVGVIVSAIVSNGNGKIDPSYVVVDEWVGMWIALAVVPKTWSLMVLAFLLFRFFDIVKVFPARQSESLGGGWGIMLDDVIAAAYTVGVIEVVKLVK; from the coding sequence GTGAGGGCGTTTCTCCTTCGTGCATCTGATTGGATTGCCTCAATCGCCAAGATCGGATACCTTCCTCTCGCCCCGGGAACATGGGCCAGTGCGGTTGCCCTGGTCATATGGTGGGTCCTGCCAGCGATTGAAACGTTCCCCTACGTTCTGATCCTCCTGAACCTTTTTCTCGTGGGAGTCATCGTTTCGGCAATCGTATCGAACGGGAACGGTAAAATCGACCCATCTTACGTTGTTGTGGACGAGTGGGTGGGCATGTGGATTGCTCTTGCCGTTGTCCCGAAAACGTGGAGTTTAATGGTCCTGGCCTTTCTCCTTTTTCGCTTCTTCGATATAGTCAAGGTGTTCCCCGCAAGACAGAGTGAGAGTCTCGGAGGGGGTTGGGGAATAATGCTGGATGACGTCATCGCGGCGGCATATACCGTCGGTGTGATCGAAGTGGTCAAATTGGTGAAATGA
- a CDS encoding thrombospondin type 3 repeat-containing protein — protein sequence MKKVHRTAFFLSIFAGLVLAQDEPEKSMEGSFGTVTIDRKLWNQFAFRPVIPMGEFGVALDIVLYMDSDGNIHRDEWDFSSLSAFKNTIIDKIYYIRYGSPVDPLYVRVGSLDHVTLGYGILVADYSNTIQYPQVRKVGLEYKAKSDRYGITGFVNDFKENVGLFGARVTTSVPGYFEIGVSLVADRNQYLGLKDRDDDGRPDLVDDFPDDKSQYLDSDGDGIRDSEDLDIDGDGITDTLNASSGWSGVPYVLDKDIRAKSEPINVKDNSDAIVGAAVDVAYPVLDSENVSVAVYAEIAKLIGKTKDPSDSTEVDLGVGIVPVGFVTRYGPVRLNLEYRIIPGDGRFDFWYWDLSYEVERATFSQNSLGRMTIQTKESKLGTFGKQRGFYGKFGVNLGSLVSLVTEYQNLTGQIWEPDLDQFEERQNQSLKATVLLRQGFSRLKGASLFYYQRNVENPFEFMASESTVMGYRVSIELAGGLTLNYVNRRTFSDVNGDGDVSDKGESINITTIETSFSF from the coding sequence ATGAAAAAAGTACACCGCACCGCTTTTTTCCTTTCCATTTTCGCGGGTCTCGTCCTGGCTCAGGATGAGCCGGAAAAATCGATGGAAGGGAGTTTCGGCACTGTCACAATCGATAGGAAGTTGTGGAATCAGTTCGCTTTTCGCCCGGTGATTCCCATGGGAGAATTCGGCGTTGCTCTCGACATTGTCTTGTACATGGATTCTGATGGTAATATTCACCGGGACGAATGGGATTTTTCATCCCTCTCGGCCTTCAAGAATACGATTATTGACAAGATCTACTACATCCGGTACGGCTCCCCCGTTGACCCCCTCTATGTCCGCGTGGGTTCCCTGGATCATGTAACGCTCGGGTATGGCATTCTGGTGGCCGATTACTCCAATACCATTCAATATCCTCAGGTGAGAAAGGTTGGCCTGGAGTACAAGGCGAAATCGGACAGATACGGGATAACCGGATTCGTCAACGATTTCAAAGAGAACGTGGGTCTATTTGGAGCGAGGGTGACTACTTCCGTACCCGGTTATTTTGAAATCGGTGTCTCCCTTGTTGCCGATAGAAACCAATATCTCGGTTTGAAAGACCGTGACGACGACGGACGACCCGATCTTGTGGACGATTTTCCGGATGACAAGAGTCAATACCTCGACAGCGATGGTGATGGCATCCGCGACTCTGAGGACCTGGACATAGACGGCGATGGGATTACGGACACTCTAAATGCGAGTTCCGGTTGGAGCGGTGTCCCGTACGTCCTGGATAAGGACATCAGGGCAAAAAGCGAACCCATAAACGTGAAGGACAATAGTGACGCGATAGTGGGTGCTGCCGTCGACGTGGCCTATCCAGTTCTTGATAGTGAAAACGTGTCCGTCGCCGTTTACGCAGAGATTGCCAAACTGATAGGAAAGACGAAGGACCCGAGTGACAGCACGGAAGTTGATTTGGGAGTGGGGATCGTTCCCGTGGGGTTTGTCACCCGTTATGGACCGGTCCGCTTGAATCTGGAATACCGCATTATCCCCGGGGACGGACGATTTGACTTCTGGTACTGGGACCTGTCCTACGAGGTTGAGAGGGCAACTTTTAGTCAGAATTCCCTGGGGCGGATGACCATTCAAACGAAGGAAAGTAAGCTGGGGACCTTTGGGAAGCAGAGGGGATTCTACGGTAAGTTCGGTGTGAATCTGGGCAGCCTTGTTTCCCTTGTGACCGAGTACCAGAACCTGACGGGACAGATCTGGGAGCCCGACCTCGACCAATTCGAAGAACGTCAGAATCAGAGTTTGAAAGCGACAGTCTTGCTTCGGCAAGGATTTTCAAGATTAAAGGGGGCCTCATTGTTCTACTATCAGCGGAATGTTGAAAATCCATTCGAATTCATGGCCTCCGAGAGTACGGTCATGGGATACCGGGTAAGCATTGAGCTGGCGGGAGGTCTTACCCTCAATTACGTGAACCGCAGAACCTTTTCCGATGTGAACGGGGACGGTGACGTGAGCGATAAAGGTGAGTCCATCAATATCACCACCATAGAGACGTCCTTCAGTTTCTGA
- the recA gene encoding recombinase RecA: MGKNDEKKLKALELAIGQIDRQFGKGSVMRLGEDKMTGKFDVIPTGALSLDAALGIEGIPRGRTTEIYGPEMSGKTTLSLHILAEAQKKGGYGVFIDAEHALDPLYAQKLGVNITDLLVSQPDTGEQALDICETLVRSGAVDLVIIDSVAALVPRVELEGEMGESYVGLQARLMSQALRKLTGAVSKSNTAVIFINQIREKIGVMFGSPETTPGGRALKFYTSIRLDIRRISTIKDGDQSIGSRVRVKVVKNKCAPPFRQTEFDIMYGEGISREGDLLDLAVSGDIVEKSGAWYSYGDEKLGQGREAVRSYLKEYDDVRSSIESEVRAFLGMEVEKTGQEPGT, encoded by the coding sequence ATGGGCAAAAATGATGAGAAGAAGCTCAAGGCGCTGGAACTCGCGATTGGTCAAATTGACCGTCAGTTTGGGAAGGGATCCGTTATGCGCCTCGGAGAGGACAAAATGACGGGGAAATTCGATGTCATTCCCACCGGAGCCCTGTCGCTGGATGCCGCTCTGGGCATCGAGGGAATTCCCCGGGGAAGAACAACGGAGATATATGGACCGGAAATGTCAGGAAAAACAACGCTTTCCTTACACATCCTCGCAGAAGCCCAGAAAAAAGGGGGATATGGCGTTTTCATAGACGCCGAACACGCCCTCGATCCTCTCTATGCCCAAAAACTGGGTGTGAATATTACCGATTTGCTGGTTTCACAGCCAGATACCGGTGAACAGGCCCTTGATATCTGTGAGACGCTTGTTCGCAGCGGTGCCGTCGATCTGGTTATCATTGATTCCGTGGCAGCTCTGGTTCCAAGAGTGGAACTCGAAGGTGAAATGGGTGAGAGTTATGTTGGATTGCAGGCGAGATTGATGTCTCAGGCTCTTCGAAAACTAACGGGGGCTGTGTCGAAGTCAAACACGGCCGTCATTTTTATCAACCAAATCCGTGAAAAAATAGGCGTCATGTTCGGGAGTCCTGAAACTACCCCCGGTGGCCGGGCATTGAAATTCTACACTTCTATCCGCCTGGATATTCGTCGCATCTCAACCATAAAGGATGGGGATCAAAGCATCGGGTCGCGGGTGAGAGTAAAAGTGGTCAAAAACAAGTGTGCCCCGCCGTTCAGGCAGACGGAGTTTGACATAATGTACGGTGAGGGTATTTCCAGGGAGGGGGATCTGCTTGACCTAGCCGTCAGCGGCGATATCGTGGAAAAGTCCGGCGCCTGGTATTCATACGGGGACGAAAAGCTCGGCCAGGGACGGGAAGCCGTGAGGAGCTATCTCAAAGAATATGACGATGTTCGCTCAAGCATAGAGAGTGAAGTGAGGGCGTTTTTGGGCATGGAAGTTGAGAAGACCGGTCAAGAGCCCGGCACCTGA
- a CDS encoding competence/damage-inducible protein A, giving the protein MKAAIISIGNELLGGFSLDSNSTWIGRKLMDLGIRTTFKMSVRDSREDIVEALGIAGEKADLIICTGGLGPTNDDVTKEAFCDFMGANLKFDKEYYGELVEKFDRRGLEIPDSNQVQAYIPDRGSVIPNPKGSALGIMFEKDETRYYVLPGVPMEMKTMMEEIVLPNLQGIVTQSLSVHTIRTTGIMESALYDLLSDLVQTSEIEVSFLPGFMGVDLRLTHTDPDAVTEFMSAVYDRAGDYVYGEDWETLEEVVGKLLRENNVTVAAAESCTGGLLTDRLTNVPGSSDYVLGGVVTYSNEAKISILEVKKKTLEAEGAVSEETARQMAQGVRDRFQAQMGISTTGIAGPGGATQEKPVGLTYIGLDFSGKRQVKRFIFSENRRFNKELAAQAALNMLRLAI; this is encoded by the coding sequence ATGAAGGCCGCTATCATTTCCATCGGGAATGAGCTCCTGGGGGGATTTTCCCTCGATTCGAATTCAACCTGGATCGGCCGGAAACTGATGGACTTGGGCATTCGAACAACATTCAAAATGTCTGTCAGAGATTCACGGGAGGATATCGTTGAGGCGCTGGGAATCGCAGGGGAGAAAGCGGACCTGATTATCTGTACGGGCGGTCTGGGACCCACGAATGACGACGTGACCAAAGAAGCGTTTTGTGATTTTATGGGAGCCAACTTGAAGTTTGATAAGGAATATTATGGGGAACTGGTGGAAAAATTCGACCGGAGAGGTCTTGAGATTCCGGACTCTAACCAGGTACAGGCCTATATTCCAGACAGGGGGAGTGTCATTCCAAATCCCAAGGGATCCGCGCTCGGTATCATGTTCGAAAAAGATGAGACTCGTTATTATGTCCTTCCTGGCGTTCCAATGGAGATGAAGACGATGATGGAAGAAATCGTTCTTCCAAATCTCCAGGGAATTGTCACACAGAGCTTAAGTGTGCATACGATACGAACCACCGGAATCATGGAGTCGGCTCTCTACGATCTTCTTTCCGACCTTGTGCAGACTTCTGAAATTGAAGTGTCATTCCTGCCTGGATTCATGGGCGTTGATCTTCGTCTGACCCATACAGACCCCGACGCTGTGACGGAATTCATGTCCGCTGTCTACGACCGGGCAGGCGACTATGTGTACGGGGAAGATTGGGAAACACTTGAAGAGGTGGTGGGGAAGCTGCTGCGAGAAAATAACGTGACCGTTGCCGCGGCTGAGTCGTGCACGGGTGGACTCCTGACCGATAGATTGACCAATGTACCGGGCAGCTCTGACTACGTTCTTGGAGGCGTCGTGACTTACAGTAATGAGGCCAAGATTTCAATCCTCGAAGTCAAAAAGAAGACACTCGAGGCTGAAGGCGCAGTGAGTGAAGAAACGGCCAGACAGATGGCACAGGGGGTAAGGGACAGATTTCAAGCCCAGATGGGAATCTCCACTACAGGCATCGCCGGGCCGGGCGGTGCCACACAGGAGAAACCCGTGGGTCTCACCTATATAGGTCTCGACTTCTCCGGAAAGAGACAGGTGAAACGATTCATTTTTTCCGAAAACAGACGCTTTAACAAGGAACTCGCTGCTCAGGCTGCGCTGAATATGTTGAGACTCGCAATTTAA
- a CDS encoding RecX family transcriptional regulator yields MRRPVKSPAPDGMARKNEVTHIKVNVKRPDRRSIYLDGEFAFSIAEGIFYDHGIEIGDRLTDGEINMLVSQDEQGKVKGAALNLLSYRQRSTRELQRKLLKKGWSMEMIEPVLRELEEKGFLNDREFAEMLARDRTGRKQLGPRALKDELMKAGVDRDMIEEILEDTYRQHPPSVLIERLLKNKGIEPGERLERKERARLINLLRRKGYTWEDMEPVISRLKSD; encoded by the coding sequence TTGAGAAGACCGGTCAAGAGCCCGGCACCTGATGGGATGGCAAGGAAGAATGAAGTTACGCATATCAAGGTCAATGTAAAACGTCCGGATCGGCGGTCCATTTATCTTGATGGGGAGTTTGCCTTCAGCATCGCTGAAGGCATTTTTTATGACCATGGGATCGAGATTGGCGACCGTTTGACAGATGGGGAAATCAACATGCTCGTCTCTCAGGACGAGCAGGGAAAGGTCAAGGGTGCGGCCCTCAATCTTTTGAGTTACCGGCAGCGGAGCACTCGCGAATTGCAGAGAAAATTGTTGAAGAAAGGGTGGAGCATGGAGATGATAGAGCCCGTTCTCCGGGAATTGGAGGAAAAGGGTTTCTTGAACGACAGGGAGTTTGCCGAAATGCTCGCCCGGGACCGGACAGGCAGGAAACAACTGGGCCCCAGGGCTCTGAAGGACGAGCTCATGAAGGCCGGAGTAGACCGGGATATGATCGAGGAAATCCTTGAAGATACCTATCGCCAACACCCTCCCAGCGTTCTCATTGAGAGACTCCTGAAAAACAAAGGTATTGAGCCGGGCGAACGGCTGGAGCGGAAAGAGAGAGCCAGATTGATAAATCTACTCAGGAGGAAAGGGTACACATGGGAGGATATGGAACCCGTGATTTCTCGTCTAAAAAGCGATTGA
- the thpR gene encoding RNA 2',3'-cyclic phosphodiesterase, protein MAAERLLRTFLGVELPNRVKSTAIHLQTTVEAKAKVVKWIKAANIHFTLRFIGATPPEEASNIKRAVAKAVEGHHDFSLEVRDTGVFPKKERPRVLWLGIGGEVEKLKALVEDINANLKKLGYPPENREYSPHVTIGRVRYPQKVTPDVSLFINSEYDPIDFSVQKVKFFQSDLVPGGPIYSVLGIFELTPTK, encoded by the coding sequence ATGGCAGCTGAGCGATTACTTCGCACATTTCTGGGGGTGGAACTTCCCAACAGGGTGAAGTCGACGGCAATCCACCTCCAGACAACGGTTGAGGCTAAGGCAAAAGTGGTGAAGTGGATCAAGGCCGCTAACATTCATTTCACTCTCCGCTTCATCGGTGCCACCCCTCCGGAGGAGGCTTCAAACATCAAACGGGCAGTAGCAAAGGCGGTAGAAGGGCACCACGATTTTTCGCTGGAAGTCCGGGATACCGGTGTGTTCCCGAAAAAGGAGAGACCCAGGGTTCTCTGGTTGGGGATCGGTGGAGAGGTGGAAAAACTCAAGGCGCTTGTGGAGGATATCAATGCCAATCTGAAAAAGCTGGGATACCCTCCTGAGAATAGGGAATACTCGCCCCATGTGACCATCGGGCGCGTTCGATATCCACAAAAGGTTACCCCGGATGTATCCCTTTTTATAAATTCTGAGTACGATCCTATCGATTTTAGTGTTCAGAAGGTGAAGTTTTTTCAGAGTGACCTTGTCCCTGGAGGACCTATCTACTCCGTACTTGGAATCTTTGAATTAACGCCCACAAAATAA